One Numida meleagris isolate 19003 breed g44 Domestic line chromosome 6, NumMel1.0, whole genome shotgun sequence genomic region harbors:
- the UNC93B1 gene encoding protein unc-93 homolog B1 has product MEKDPGCCQDAAKTAAGEMLGPEAQLDDMVGAHTDYNEEEEEQKYFRRKRFGVVKNVLAASLAAMLTYSVYLGLLQMQLILHYDETYREVKYGNMELEDIDRKVLMGINVTPVVALLYTPVLIRFFGTKWTMFLAVGIYALFVSSNYWERYFTLVPSAVAIGVAIVPLWASLGNYITRMAQKYYEYANYKEEHVQEQRQAPRGACSTYVVVFQSIFYICFHLSFVCAQMPTLFFLSNYIYELNHTLFGVKRCGTLSHGTLTGFNKTVLHSLPRSVNLIVVESVLMAVAFLAMLVVLLLCGSAYRTTEEIDLRSIGWGNIFQLPFKHMRDYRLRHLLPFFIYSGFEVLFVCNDFSLNYGVCALGLEKLAYLLMAYGFSASTCSSLALCMLRLRRQYPLLAGALLHAAILVTLFCWAPEPRQVEQAPLLYSVAALWGMGSALNKTGISILLGMLYEDKERQDFVFTIYHWWQALAIFAVYLWSGLPMKAKLSLMLLALGLAAGSYGWMERRLAQRVAYRLPRMPRPRHRASGYRYLEEEDSDETNSEDEGTSRDTNQQPAEDTDETPRDDGRQRN; this is encoded by the exons ATGGAGAAGGACCCCGGCTGCTGCCAGGATGCGGCCAAAACAGCAGCGGGCGAGATGCTGGGCCCTGAGGCGCAG ctggaCGACATGGTGGGAGCGCACACGGACTAcaatgaggaggaagaggaacagAAGTATTTCCGCCGCAAACGCTTCGGCGTGGTGAAGAACGTGCTGGCCGCCAGCTTGGCCGCCATGCTCACCTACAGCGTCTACCTGG GCCTGCTGCAGATGCAGCTTATCCTGCACTACGACGAGACCTACCGGGAGGTGAAGTACGGCAACATGGAGCTGGAGGACATCGACCGCAAGGTGCTGATGGGCATCAATGTCACCCCGGTGGTGGCACTGCTCTACACGCCCGTCCTCATCCGGTTCTTCGGCACCAAGTGGACCATGTTCCTGGCCGTGGGCATCTATGCCCTCTTTGTCTCCAGCAACTACTGGGAGCGCTACTTCACGCTGGTGCCCTCTGCCGTGGCTATCGGGGTGGCCATCGTGCCGCTCTGGGCCTCCTTGGGCAACTACATTACACG GATGGCACAGAAATACTACGAGTACGCCAACTACAAGGAGGAGCACGTGCAGGAGCAGCGGCAAGCACCACGCGGAGCCTGCAGCACCTACGTTGTCGTCTTCCAGAGCATCTTCTACATCTGCTTCCAT ctgAGCTTCGTCTGCGCGCAGATGCCCACGCTCTTCTTCCTCAGCAATTACATCTACGAGCTCAACCACACGCTCTTCGGGGTGAAGCGCTGCG GTACACTGAGCCACGGCACGCTGACTGGCTTCAACAAGACGGTGCTGCACAGTCTGCCCCGCAGCGTCAACCTCATCGTGGTGGAGAGCGTCCTGATGGCAGTTGCCTTCCTCGCCATGCTGGTG GTCCTGCTGCTCTGCGGCTCAGCATATCGGACCACCGAGGAGATCGACCTGCGCAGCATTGGCTGGGGGAACATATTCCAGCTGCCCTTCAAGCACATGCGGGACTATCGCCTCCGCCACCTCCTCCCTTTCTTCATCTACAGCGGCTTTGAGGTGCTCTTCGTCTGCAACGACTTCTCCCTG AACTATGGTGTGTGCGCCCTGgggctggagaagctggcatACCTCCTGATGGCCTACGGCTTCTCCGCCTCCACCTGCTCCAGCCTTGCCCTCTGCATGCTGCGCCTGCGGCGTCAGTACCCACTGCTGGCCGGGGCCCTGCTCCACGCTGCCATCCTGGTGACGCTCTTCTGCTGGGCGCCCGAGCCCCGACAGGTGGAGCAGGCACCTCTGCTTTACTCCGTAGCCGCGCTCTGGGGCATGGGCAGTGCCCTCAACAAGACTGGCATTAGCA TCCTCCTGGGCATGCTGTACGAAGACAAAGAGCGCCAAGACTTCGTCTTCACCATCTACCACTGGTGGCAGGCGCTGGCCATCTTCGCCGTGTACCTGTGGTCGGGGCTGCCCATGAag GCCAAGCTGTCCCTCATGCTGCTGGCCCTGGGGCTGGCGGCAGGCTCCTACGGCTGGATGGAGCGCCGGCTGGCACAGCGCGTGGCCTACCGCCTGCCCCGCATGCCACGTCCGCGCCACAGGGCCAGCGGCTACCGCTACCTGGAGGAGGAGGACTCCGATGAAACCAACTCGGAGGACGAGGGGACGAGCCGTGACACCAACCAGCAGCCAGCGGAGGATACGGATGAGACGCCAAGAGATGACGGGCGGCAAAGAAATTAG